TTATTTTTACCCTGATTTGCCAAAAGGTTTTCAAATTACCCAACAATTTTATCCAATTGGAAAAAATGGTTCAATAAATATTGGTGATTTTAGTGTTTTAATTGAAAGAATTCACCTTGAAGAAGACACGGCTAAGCAAATTCATAAAGAAAATCAGACATTTTTTGACTATAATCGCTGTGGGGTTCCTTTGATTGAAATAGTGACTCATCCGATGCTAGATTCGGCCGAAAAAGCTGCTCAATATGTTGATGAAATTAGAAAATTAGCTTTATTTTTAGGTATTTCTGATGCAAAACTAGAAAATGGTTCACTCAGGGCTGATATAAACATTTCAGTTCGTGAAAAAAATCAAGAATTTTTTAATCCAAAAGTTGAAATTAAAAACATAAATTCAATTTCTAACATCCAAAAAGCTGCCCAACTTGAAATTGAAGAGCAAATTCATACTTACGAAAAAGGCCAAAAAGTTTCTCAAGTTACTAAAAAATTTAACGACAAACTAATAAAAAATCAAACACTGAGAACCAAAACGGACGCCATAGATTATAAATATTTTCCTGAGCCAAATTTACCTTATATCGAATTAACAAAAGAATTTATTGACTCTATCCAAGTCCCGCTTAGTCCTTTAGAAATTCAAAAAAACCTTGAAAAACATGGTGTTTCTGCATTTTATATTAATCAAATTTTAAATAATTTTGAATTTTGAACTTTTTTAAAAAATTCAAATCCAGAAAATTGATCCCAAAGTGTAAAATTATTTTTTGCTGAAATAGTTCCAATTATTAACAAAAATGGTTTTGACCAGATTTATATTGACTCTGATTTTTTTGGAAAATCAGTCAAAAAATTGCTAGAAAATCAAATTACTAACAGTGATTTTCGTCAAATAATTGAAATAAAAAACAAAGAACCTAACTTAGATCTCGAGATCATCATAAAAACAATTTTGGACAAAAAATTGTCTGATGGCGAGATTAAAAGCCTTTTGGCTGAACTTGTTAGTGAAGAAACTAGTCAAATTGAGCAAAATAAAAACAATAAAGAAAAATTATTTAAAATTCTGATAGGTAAATTAATCAAAAAAACAAAAGGTAATGCTGATCCTAAAAAAGTAAATCTGATTTTAACTCAGTGACTAAAAAATCTCTAAAAATAAAATCATTTTTAAATGAATTTATTTGCTCAAAATTACATATAAACATATAAAAAACAGCGATTTATGATATAATTATGTATCTATAAACAAAAATAAATAAGGAGAAAGGATGCACGAAAAAAACAAAAATTCATTAATATTAGCACTGACCGCTGTTGGTGGTGTTGCTATTTTTGCGACAACGATTGGACTTGTAACTCGAATTCGCTATACAGGAGAAAATCCGCGAGCTGAGTTAGAAAATTTAGTTTCTCGAATCCAAAATGTCGCCTTTAAATCCGATGTCTTTGATGATTCTACAACATATAGTCAAATAAAAGCACAACTTTTTGACGACAGTGGAAAATTATTAGCTGGCACAGATTTAAATAAATTTATATCTTTTTATACACAAGTTAACTCCAAATTACGCAAATTTGAGCCAACTTTTGCACCAAATAAACCATTTTTAGAGTTTGTTGACTTAATTCCGAACGATAATGATCAAAGTTTTGAGCTTCAATTTCGTGCAAAACACCAAATCGATAATAATCACACCGCATTTTCAACAATTATTTCTAAAAAAGTTTCATTTGCACAACGTTCACAATTTGCTCTTGCCGAATTTAATTCAAATTTAGAAAAAATTACTAAAAGTTTCAAAGAAAACATCCAAAACTTAAGAAGAACAGATTTTACCTCTAACTTTTCAAGTCCAAATTTAATTGATCAAAAAATTGCATCCTTAACTCGTGTTGAGGATTTTGCCGCTGACATTAATAAATCTGGAACTCAACTTGATGCAGTTGAAAAAATATCCCAATATTTCCCTGATTTTCAAAAAATAATTAACGAATTAAACTTTGATCAAAATAATTCTTTCCCTTTTAAACAAGGAACAATTTACAATTTTAGTTTAGAAAAACATCCTGGAACAAATAATTTTATTTCAGTTGATTCAAATTCAGTTCCAAGTTTTTTAGTTAAGGCTGAATTGACTGATGATGCAAAATTTGAGCTTAAAAATTTCAATATTGAAGATGCTCAACTACTTGAAAAAATTGATTTAGTTCCCCAAGTTAGTTCAGGTTCTGAATCAAGTCAAGATGCAAATAATGAAGGAAAAACCTCTGAATCAGCCGAAAAACAAGCAAAAAAAACAACTTATTTTGCTGATTTAGATGATATTTTATCTAAAATTTCACTCAAAAAATTAAATTTTCTTGATTTTAAAGTTGCCCCAGGAACAATTGCGCAAACCTCTACAAATGTTGCAGCTAGTTTACCTTCCTCATCAATTTCAGAGTCATTGCCACAACTTCAGCAAGTAAATTCAATCCAATTATTCCAAGAAGAAGGGCAACAAGAAGGGCAAGAACAAACACAAGGAACTGAAGACAACCAAGCCCAAACCGAGTCACCAGAACAAACCCCTGCTCCTGAAACAAAAACCGAAAGTTTTGAAGAATTTGTCAACAAACTTACCGTTAATTCGACTACTTCGATAGAATTTTTAGAAAAAATAAATAAAAATCTTTATAAATCAAATAAAGATCAATCTAAATCTGTTGTAAAAGCAATCGAAGACAATCTTTTAATAAATCCGATTTCTCTTGATTTTGGTGAATTTTCACCATATTTTTCACAAAAAAAAGTATCAGGAGTTGATTTTGAACTTGATATTAATCGCGCAAAAGTAACCTCAAATACTCTTGAAATTCCGGTAAATATTAACCTTTATTCAAGTTTTTTTGGTGATAAAAATCCTAAACTATTAAAATCAAAAAAAGAAACTTTTGAAATAAAATATTTCAAAGATAACGCTGGAACAACATCTGGAACAACTTATCAACTTGATAAAAATCGTCAAGATTTTTACTTCATTAATTCTTTACCAGATAATTCTGCTCAAATTCAACAAGTTCAGACTTCTGCTGCTTCATCGGCTCAACCTAAAATTCATGAAGAAAAAATTGTAACCGCAACTTCATTTATTTCCAAAACTGAGCTAGAAAAATTAATTGAAAATGATAATCAAAAATCTGAAGAATTAAAGCAAATTTTATCAAATCAGTTCCAGTATGGATATGATTTTAATTCTCATGAATCAATGCTAAAATCATGAACAGGAAATCAAAAGTTCCCTAAATTACATGATTTTTCTGATTTTCAATCTGATGATAAAACAAGCACAAAATTTGGAATTAAATCTTTAAAATCTGATAAATTTTTCACAAGCGAGCATGATGTTGCTGCTTTTTATGCTTATTTATTAAGCATGGAGCCAACTGAAATTTTAGAATATCTTTTTGAAATTGCAAAATCAGCAAACTTAATTAATCCTAATGAAAAAATAAATGTAAATGACATCAAAGAAGGTAACATTTTTAAAACCGCAGAAAGTATAAAATTTAAACCTGAGTCTAACATTATGGGTCTGGATTTTAATGGTCATGTTAAAACTTTTGATAAAAGAGGTTGAATTTCTAACCTATTTTTACCAAAAACTATTGCTGATAAATTCAAAGATAACCGTGATGATGACAAAATTTTTGAAGAACTCAACAAAATAAGTCCAGCAAAAATTCAACAAGATTCATCAGAAAGCACCTCAACACAAACAGGTCAAACTGAAGATATCTACAAAGATATTCGCGATAACGCTAAGAAAATTAATGAAAGTAATAACACTTCAGGTTCAAATACCGGAGTTTTAACACTAGTTTCAACTAACACCGGTCAAGCTCAAGAACCCGCAAAACCTGTTGAAGAATTAGTAAAAACTTTTTATTCAACAAAAACAGAAAAACTTACTAATTTAAAAGATTTATTACTTGCATTTTATGTTAAGGCTAAAGAACTTAATAATTTTAGAGGTTGAGCAAAAGTTAGTTCAGATTTAGATTATCGAATAGTTTTTGAAAAACAAACTGGTGCAGCAAATTATTCATCAGGAACCGATATTCCAAGCGGATCTGAAGGATACAATCTTACTTATTATTACAAAATTTTCGATAAACAAACTAAGGTTGAAGAATATCAAAGTCCCAAAACAGCTTTAAAAATATTAGTTTCTACAACAGATCAAAAACAATCTGAAGAAAAAAAGACCCTAAATAATGCAGTTTTAAGTATTCCGCCTTCTTATTCTTTGATTCAATATGAAAAAACTGAATTTGATAAAATAGCTGCCGGCCAAAGTAGTGGTCAATCTTCAAAAAAAGCTTTTGGAGATACAAAAGAATTTAAAGAAATTCAAGAAATTATTAAAAAACATGATCCAAATTTAGTTCTTAGTGTTAAATCTGAAACAAAAGATGTTTTCCATCCTGACACAACAAAAATAGTTCTCCTTGAAGTTACCAAAAAAGCTCAAACTGAATCAGAATCTACCGAAACTGCTGCCCAAAATAGTGAAAAATCTCAACTTAATTTCCAAATTAGAATTCAAAAACTACCGGAAACACCTAAACCAGAGACTCAAGAATCAACAAGTTCAAACGGTTCAGAAGCAACATCCCCAACAACCGAATCAACAAGCTAAATAACCACATAATTTTTAGAAAGTAGAAAGACATGCTTAATAAAATAAACAAAATAAAAAATGCAAAAACAATAATTTCAACAGGTTTTTCGATTACAGCAATTCTTACAACGATTGTTGCAGTTCCAATTGGTTTAACAATTTTTGAGCGTTCATATAGTTCACAAATTTTTGGAAATGTTGATAAAAATGAGGTTGTTAGTCTAAAAACTCAGGCAACTTTTAGCGAGGAAGATTTTATTAAAGCTCTTAATGATCTAAAATTGCACGATGAGTACAAAAATTTATCAGCAAAAACAGCCCTTGAATTAGCTAAAAACCCCTCATATGCATTTAATTTTTTAAAAGCATATGACTTTAGTCCGATCACTAAGCACAATTTCCGGGTAGTTTTAGACATTGAAAAAGCAAGTCCTTCAAGCACTGAAGTGAAAAATGTTGTAGTTTATGCTCATTCAGATCCACTTAAACTTACTTATTCAAAACAAGTTGACCTTAAAGGTTTTGCTCAAAGTGATAAAGCTGATGGTGATTTAGTTGGATTCCAAATTGATCTTGAAAAATCAAAATTAGAACTTTCTGCAGCAAAAAGTTCTAATTTGACAGCTTCAGAAGTCGCTTTTAAACTTGACAATGATTTTCAAGCTGCATATAAAATATCACGCTCAAAATCTCAAGCATTTTCTGATGCTTTATTCCAAAACGGATTAACCTATAATTTAGTTAATACCTTAGGTTTGCCAACAATTCTGGAAAAAGGCTATGTTTTGTCTCCAAAAACAGTTGAAAACCAAAAAGCTAAACAAGAAAAAATAGTTATGATTGGTGATTCAGACACCAAAAGAGTTGATAGCTTAACGAATGTTAAAAACTTAGTTTTCAAAAATCATGACGATAAAGCTGGTACTCTTTCAATTTCTTTTGAACTAATTGACCCAACCGGGAAAATTGTCAAGGAATTTGACTTCCCAATTTTAGGAATTAAAAAATTAAGCGTTGATGTAAAAGATGTTGAAAAACAAATTCTTTCACAATTTAGTGATTTAGTTCAATTAAAACCTTTGGTTCAACTTGCACTTGTCAAAGACAATCAAAGTTTGGCTCAAACTATTTACACTGATAATAAGGTCGTTAATCTCGCCGCACTCTTGAGCAAAATTACGCAAAACTCTCAACAAATTGGACGACAGAGCCAAGTTTCAACCCAACTTTTCCAAGTTTCAGGCCAAAATTCACAAGCTAATGATGACAAAGTTGAAATAAACCGCCAAGATTTCAGCACTTTTTTCAATTCAAAGTCTAACAGAATCCAAGTTCCTGGCTTTGATGATTATTTTGTTGAAATTAACAAAATTGATTTAGCAAAAAATTTATCTCAAGAGCAAAAAGATAAACTTTTAAAAGAAAATAAAGTTTCTTTTGAAGTTGATTTTCAAATAAAAAAACAGCTAAATATTGAAGCTCCTTACCTTGAAAGTGAATTTGTTAAGTCAAATTATCCGAAAGTTCTTGAATCTTCACTTGCCACATTAGGAAAAGGAAATGATTCTAAATTTGTTTTAATTGACCTTGATTCTTCAAAATCTACTTTTGAAGTTCAACTTGATTATGATGAAAATCAGCGAAAACTTCTAAATTCTGCTTTAAAACAAAATTCACAAATTGACTTTTCAAATCTAGACAAAATTAATCTTGAAGATCCAAAAATTCAAAATCTTAATCCTCTAGCTAAAACTTTTGAATTCAAAGAAAATCCTAATGGTCCAAAATTGACTTTAGAATTTATTAAATCTCTAGTTTCAGAAGTTGTTGAAGATGCTAGACAACAAAAAACATTTGATCAAGTAGCTAAAAAACTTTATTTCTTAGATCACGGACACCAACCAGAAGATGTTGCTAAATTAGAAGAATACAAACAAAAATATTCAGCAATGTTTTCTCAAGGTGACAAAAAACCTGAAGAAAAAGATAAAAAAGACGAAAAATCAGCACAAGATCAGACTTCAACCACACCTCCAACTTCAAATTCAACTCCTTCTCAACCACCAGCTTCAGATCAAAGTTCAACTTCAACCGGGACTGATTCCCAAGCAACAACTGGTGGATCAACAGGCACTGCCGCTCCTACAACCGCTCCTACACAAACTTCAGCTGCAACCCCTGTAGCAGCATCCGCTTTTCAAGATGTACCTCAAGAAACAACAACCCAAACAGATGAAAAAGCTAAAACACCTGAAAAACCTGAAATTACAGAAGGTTTAGGTATTAAACTTTGGTCATTTTTACAAAAATCTAACTATCCAGAATTAGAAAATTCTGATGTTTCTTATGATGTTGTTAAAAATTCTAACAGCCAAATTGATGTAGTTATGAGTTTTAATCCAAAAACAACTGGAGAAACTACATCAAAACCAGCAAAATTAATTTTTTCAATTCAAAATCTTGAAGACAATCAGTCTTATGATTATTTAGTTAAATATAATCCGCTACTTCTTTTTGATTTTAGAAAAAATCAAAAAACTGAAAATGGAGAAGTTTCAAAAATTTCATCATTAAATCGAACTGACGTTGAAATTGAACTAAATAGTAAAAGAACCGAAGAAACTGAAGAGGAACAAATGGAAGAAGTTTCAATGGAAACTTCAGCGACACCCGTAGCCGAAGCTCAAACTAGCGAAACTCCCGCCACTACTCCTGCAACTCCTGTTCAAAATACCGCCACCCCAGAAGATGGAATCATACTAAAAAAACCTGTAATTTTAGGAAATGATACTCAACCTGCGCTTAAAAACGGTGTGGTAATGTTAGCTTTTAGTCTAAAAAACATTACTAAAAACAAAAAAACTCACTTACTTTCATCTAAGGATGGTAGAGGTTTATTTATTTCAAAACTTGATTTTGGTAAAAAAGATACTTTAGTAATTGGTCTAGACCAAAATGGTTCACAAGCTGCATCAGGTGCACAGGCCATCCCAGTAGTTGGTCTAATTTCTGGAGTTCAAGGTAACGCGGTTGGACTTTTTGAAATTAAAGACAACCTATCTAAACTTGAAAAAAGTAATATAGCATCATTAGATTTTGATGTTTTTTCTCAAAAAAATATCAATTTAACTAACCGAAGTGCTAATTTTGACTTACTTAAAGAAGATGATTTATTATTTTTAACTATCTCTAAAAAAGATACTAATTACACATTTACTTTAAGTTCATCTCGTAATCCGTTGTCTCAAAAAATTGTTTCTAATTTAAATTTAGAAGATACAAACCCTCAATTATTTAATAGCCACCTTGATTGAAGTTATTTAGGTCCAAACCCAGAAGACAAATCCGATTCTACAGTAACTGTTCGTGGTCTTGCAATTTATGATTCTATAGATTCTGCAAACCAAGAATCAATCTCTCAAGAACTTACAAAAGCATTTATTAAGGAACTAACTAGATAGTTTTTCGCCTGTAAAAAAAAAAAAAAAAAATATTTTGCACAAAAAATTTTTTTGTGATATAATTATAAACATAACAGTAACAATAGCAAAAGGGATCACCTGAACCCATTCCGAACTCAGTAGTTAAGCCTTTTTACGCCGACGATACTAGAAATAGGAAAATAGGGAGTTACTGTTTTTTTATTTTCTTGAATAAATAAAAAAAGTGTAAAAATAACAAAAAATAGCGAAAATAACCGAAAAAACGCTTAAAAATAGCCAAAAAAGAGTTAAATTATGACTTTCAGTCAACAAGCAAAACTTGAAATTTTAGCAAATCGACTAACTCGACCAAAATTTAATTCCTTAGTTAAAGGTTTAATTTTTTCATCATCACTAGATGACGATCCAAGCTATTTTATACTAAGAATTAACAAAAATGAAATTAATTCTCGATTAATTGAAATTTTTAAGAAATTTCAATTGTTTTTTTCAGAAACTAAAAAAAACAAAAATTGGATCTGTATTGAGAAAAAATTAATTAAAATTGATAAAACACCTGAGAATATCCAATATTTTTTTGCCGGACTTTTCATAGGAGGGGGTTCGATTTCACCGCTAGGGTCAAAATCTTACCATCTTGAAATTTCATTTTTGGATAAATCAAAATGTGAAAAAGTTTTAAATATTTTGCGCCAGAATCAATTAGAATTTAATTTTAAGCAAATTTTTTATCAGAACCGCTTAAAAATTTATTTAAAAAAAGTTAACGAAATAATTTATTTTTTAATGGCTATCGGCGCACTTGAACAAGCTTCAAAATTAGAAATTTTGAGAATTGAACGTGATCACTATCTTAATGCTAACAGAATCACAAATTTTGACATAAAAAATGCCAAAAAGATAAGTGAATCATCAACGAACTTTATTAAAAAATGAAATTTAATTAAAAAATACAATCTAACATCGGAATTTAGCGACCAAGAATTAATTTTCTTTGAGATCCGGGAAAAAAATCCTGAATTAAGTTTACAAGAAATTTGTGAAATTCTAAAAAAAGAGTATAATATTATTAGAACAAAAGCAGGCCTAAACTATTGGCTTGTCAAGTCTAATAAAATTTTAGAAAAAGGAGTGAAAAATGCACAATAGAATTATTTTTGACCGCAAAGATTGACGTGCTTATAGCCGTGCAGACGAAGCTACAAAAAAACTAACAAATAAATTGTTGTCTTTTTCCCTTATGTGATTAGGTGTTGCAATTTTATTTGTTGGTTTAATTACGTTTGCAATTTTATCAATAGACTCATTATTTGCAATTTATTTAAGAATAGTTAGACCTATTACATCAAGAACTACTGGGATTTTACTATTTCTTGTTTTACTTTTAGGAGTAAATTTTGGGCTGTCATATTATATAGGTAAATCCGCGTTAGCTGATAACCCGCCAACATTCGTTCTTGTTTTGCTCTTTTTTGTTTTTGTAATAGCTAATTCTATCATTCTTCCGTTAATTTTCGCTAACGAACTAGTCTTGGGCAATGGTAACTATATAATGATAGCAATTGGTGGTGCTGGTGGTATAATGGGTCTAATTGGAATTTTAGGTTATTTCCAAGTTATGAATTTTGGTAAATTACTACCTTTAATTTTGATTGGTTTTGTTATTGAAATCATTCTTTTCATTGTTTCCCTTTATGTTTTTTCTACATTTTTAGAAACCTTATATTCACTTATTGCCATCACAGTTACATTAGGAGCGATCGGATATGAGTTTTGAAGTATCAGAAATCAATCATCTGTAATTTTAGCCAATTACAATAGTGAACGTGAAATTAAACGTGTTTTCTTAAGATTATCAATTTGAAATGCACTTGGTTTATATATTTCTTTCCTTCGTTTAGTCGTAAATATATTAAGACTTTTGAGCAGACGTTAAAATATATAATTTAGCCTCTATTTTCAAATATTTTTTAAGGACTTTATGCAAAAAAAAGTAATTTTAGTTGATATTGAGATTGATAAAGGGTCGAACATTAAATATGAAATTGACCCTAAAACTAAAAAATTAGTTGTTGATAGAATTCTTCGTGGTGATTTTGTTTATCCGGCTAACTACGGGAGTATTCCTGAGACACTAGATTGAGATGGCGATCCATTAGATGTTTTAGTTTATTCTAGCCAAAAATTTTTACCCGGATCACAACTAAATGCTAGAATTTTAGGCGCCCTTGAAATGATAGATGACGGCGAAATTGACACAAAATTAATTGCAGTTCATCATGATGACTATCGCTTAGATCATATTAATTCAATGGACAGTCTACCTCAAGAGTGATTAGATTCAATTCATTATTTTTTTAGCAATTATAAAAATTGAAAACGCCCCGGAAT
The sequence above is a segment of the Mesomycoplasma ovipneumoniae genome. Coding sequences within it:
- the gatB gene encoding Asp-tRNA(Asn)/Glu-tRNA(Gln) amidotransferase subunit GatB, producing MLNNKYLVTIGVEIHLELNTKAKMFSNSPNSSGQPNKFFNLFDLGYLGTLPKINKKAVEKAIILAKSLKMEIPSVLAFDRKNYFYPDLPKGFQITQQFYPIGKNGSINIGDFSVLIERIHLEEDTAKQIHKENQTFFDYNRCGVPLIEIVTHPMLDSAEKAAQYVDEIRKLALFLGISDAKLENGSLRADINISVREKNQEFFNPKVEIKNINSISNIQKAAQLEIEEQIHTYEKGQKVSQVTKKFNDKLIKNQTLRTKTDAIDYKYFPEPNLPYIELTKEFIDSIQVPLSPLEIQKNLEKHGVSAFYINQILNNFEFWTFLKNSNPENWSQSVKLFFAEIVPIINKNGFDQIYIDSDFFGKSVKKLLENQITNSDFRQIIEIKNKEPNLDLEIIIKTILDKKLSDGEIKSLLAELVSEETSQIEQNKNNKEKLFKILIGKLIKKTKGNADPKKVNLILTQWLKNL
- a CDS encoding P97 family adhesin, translated to MHEKNKNSLILALTAVGGVAIFATTIGLVTRIRYTGENPRAELENLVSRIQNVAFKSDVFDDSTTYSQIKAQLFDDSGKLLAGTDLNKFISFYTQVNSKLRKFEPTFAPNKPFLEFVDLIPNDNDQSFELQFRAKHQIDNNHTAFSTIISKKVSFAQRSQFALAEFNSNLEKITKSFKENIQNLRRTDFTSNFSSPNLIDQKIASLTRVEDFAADINKSGTQLDAVEKISQYFPDFQKIINELNFDQNNSFPFKQGTIYNFSLEKHPGTNNFISVDSNSVPSFLVKAELTDDAKFELKNFNIEDAQLLEKIDLVPQVSSGSESSQDANNEGKTSESAEKQAKKTTYFADLDDILSKISLKKLNFLDFKVAPGTIAQTSTNVAASLPSSSISESLPQLQQVNSIQLFQEEGQQEGQEQTQGTEDNQAQTESPEQTPAPETKTESFEEFVNKLTVNSTTSIEFLEKINKNLYKSNKDQSKSVVKAIEDNLLINPISLDFGEFSPYFSQKKVSGVDFELDINRAKVTSNTLEIPVNINLYSSFFGDKNPKLLKSKKETFEIKYFKDNAGTTSGTTYQLDKNRQDFYFINSLPDNSAQIQQVQTSAASSAQPKIHEEKIVTATSFISKTELEKLIENDNQKSEELKQILSNQFQYGYDFNSHESMLKSWTGNQKFPKLHDFSDFQSDDKTSTKFGIKSLKSDKFFTSEHDVAAFYAYLLSMEPTEILEYLFEIAKSANLINPNEKINVNDIKEGNIFKTAESIKFKPESNIMGLDFNGHVKTFDKRGWISNLFLPKTIADKFKDNRDDDKIFEELNKISPAKIQQDSSESTSTQTGQTEDIYKDIRDNAKKINESNNTSGSNTGVLTLVSTNTGQAQEPAKPVEELVKTFYSTKTEKLTNLKDLLLAFYVKAKELNNFRGWAKVSSDLDYRIVFEKQTGAANYSSGTDIPSGSEGYNLTYYYKIFDKQTKVEEYQSPKTALKILVSTTDQKQSEEKKTLNNAVLSIPPSYSLIQYEKTEFDKIAAGQSSGQSSKKAFGDTKEFKEIQEIIKKHDPNLVLSVKSETKDVFHPDTTKIVLLEVTKKAQTESESTETAAQNSEKSQLNFQIRIQKLPETPKPETQESTSSNGSEATSPTTESTS
- a CDS encoding P110/LppT family adhesin N-terminal domain yields the protein MLNKINKIKNAKTIISTGFSITAILTTIVAVPIGLTIFERSYSSQIFGNVDKNEVVSLKTQATFSEEDFIKALNDLKLHDEYKNLSAKTALELAKNPSYAFNFLKAYDFSPITKHNFRVVLDIEKASPSSTEVKNVVVYAHSDPLKLTYSKQVDLKGFAQSDKADGDLVGFQIDLEKSKLELSAAKSSNLTASEVAFKLDNDFQAAYKISRSKSQAFSDALFQNGLTYNLVNTLGLPTILEKGYVLSPKTVENQKAKQEKIVMIGDSDTKRVDSLTNVKNLVFKNHDDKAGTLSISFELIDPTGKIVKEFDFPILGIKKLSVDVKDVEKQILSQFSDLVQLKPLVQLALVKDNQSLAQTIYTDNKVVNLAALLSKITQNSQQIGRQSQVSTQLFQVSGQNSQANDDKVEINRQDFSTFFNSKSNRIQVPGFDDYFVEINKIDLAKNLSQEQKDKLLKENKVSFEVDFQIKKQLNIEAPYLESEFVKSNYPKVLESSLATLGKGNDSKFVLIDLDSSKSTFEVQLDYDENQRKLLNSALKQNSQIDFSNLDKINLEDPKIQNLNPLAKTFEFKENPNGPKLTLEFIKSLVSEVVEDARQQKTFDQVAKKLYFLDHGHQPEDVAKLEEYKQKYSAMFSQGDKKPEEKDKKDEKSAQDQTSTTPPTSNSTPSQPPASDQSSTSTGTDSQATTGGSTGTAAPTTAPTQTSAATPVAASAFQDVPQETTTQTDEKAKTPEKPEITEGLGIKLWSFLQKSNYPELENSDVSYDVVKNSNSQIDVVMSFNPKTTGETTSKPAKLIFSIQNLEDNQSYDYLVKYNPLLLFDFRKNQKTENGEVSKISSLNRTDVEIELNSKRTEETEEEQMEEVSMETSATPVAEAQTSETPATTPATPVQNTATPEDGIILKKPVILGNDTQPALKNGVVMLAFSLKNITKNKKTHLLSSKDGRGLFISKLDFGKKDTLVIGLDQNGSQAASGAQAIPVVGLISGVQGNAVGLFEIKDNLSKLEKSNIASLDFDVFSQKNINLTNRSANFDLLKEDDLLFLTISKKDTNYTFTLSSSRNPLSQKIVSNLNLEDTNPQLFNSHLDWSYLGPNPEDKSDSTVTVRGLAIYDSIDSANQESISQELTKAFIKELTR
- a CDS encoding inorganic diphosphatase yields the protein MQKKVILVDIEIDKGSNIKYEIDPKTKKLVVDRILRGDFVYPANYGSIPETLDWDGDPLDVLVYSSQKFLPGSQLNARILGALEMIDDGEIDTKLIAVHHDDYRLDHINSMDSLPQEWLDSIHYFFSNYKNWKRPGITKVSKFISLDEAIKEFETCTKLYEDFHHYSKEDFLKTMQEKFPEKYQK
- a CDS encoding MAG0110 family membrane protein; translated protein: MHNRIIFDRKDWRAYSRADEATKKLTNKLLSFSLMWLGVAILFVGLITFAILSIDSLFAIYLRIVRPITSRTTGILLFLVLLLGVNFGLSYYIGKSALADNPPTFVLVLLFFVFVIANSIILPLIFANELVLGNGNYIMIAIGGAGGIMGLIGILGYFQVMNFGKLLPLILIGFVIEIILFIVSLYVFSTFLETLYSLIAITVTLGAIGYEFWSIRNQSSVILANYNSEREIKRVFLRLSIWNALGLYISFLRLVVNILRLLSRR
- the whiA gene encoding DNA-binding protein WhiA — its product is MTFSQQAKLEILANRLTRPKFNSLVKGLIFSSSLDDDPSYFILRINKNEINSRLIEIFKKFQLFFSETKKNKNWICIEKKLIKIDKTPENIQYFFAGLFIGGGSISPLGSKSYHLEISFLDKSKCEKVLNILRQNQLEFNFKQIFYQNRLKIYLKKVNEIIYFLMAIGALEQASKLEILRIERDHYLNANRITNFDIKNAKKISESSTNFIKKWNLIKKYNLTSEFSDQELIFFEIREKNPELSLQEICEILKKEYNIIRTKAGLNYWLVKSNKILEKGVKNAQ